The following coding sequences lie in one Cryptococcus neoformans var. neoformans B-3501A chromosome 14, whole genome shotgun sequence genomic window:
- a CDS encoding hypothetical protein (Similar to gi|20138247|sp|Q90YK3|GGLO_SCYTO L-gulonolactone oxidase (LGO) (L-gulono-gamma-lactone oxidase) (GLO), FASTA scores: opt: 1063, E(): 1.7e-63, (37.443% identity (70.320% similar) in 438 aa overlap (30-463:10-437)); HMMPfam hit to ALO, D-arabinono-1,4-lactone oxidase, score: 59.7, E(): 2.6e-16; HMMPfam hit to FAD_binding_4, FAD binding domain, score: 102.7, E(): 9.2e-28), translating to MQDLTAVDNHALQAALHPISVSSSSPLATFSNWAKTFKCKPQRVFVPTTALQCRQILELARREGARVHPVGAGHSPSDLACTNGWLVRMEGLRGTVKIDSEKHTATFLAGTTLHEVHASLASSDPPLAIPNVGSISDQTIAGLISTATHGSGVTFPVLSAHVKSLLLALPLPGTPLVRVSQSEDEELFKASLCGLGATGLILEVEIEVEDAFRLRETKEGKRVEEVLESLDEIRKSAEHVRVWWYPYGKGAVVGRASRTYEPAQPTSDLVGHILGFHVTQFFLYVARIFPSLTSLVGRWAWWLSKEDSVMVDDGYKVLNFDCLFPQYALEWAIDAKEAKACLQEMKKWLDREAADPAGLRVHFPIEIRWSCADDIWLSPSYGRDTCWIGVVTYRPYGLSVPYRQFHEKFSSLLKSYGGRPHWAKQHILGPKTLEVIYPKFKDFQQVLRRVDPSGVLLSENVRRHVQGESIPESLFERR from the exons ATGCAAGACCTCACGGCGGTAGACAACCATGCGCTTCAAGCAGCTCTCCACCCCATCTCCGtctcctccagctcccCGCTCGCCACTTTCTCCAACTGGGCCAAAACGTTCAAGTGTAAACCACAACGTGTCTTTGTGCCGACCACCGCCCTCCAGTGTCGACAGATCCTAGAGCtggcgaggagggagggtGCGAGGGTGCATCCTGTTGGCGCAGGCCATTCACCGTCGGACTTGGCGTGTACGAACGGGTGGttggtgaggatggagggGCTGAGGGGGACCGTCAAG ATTGACAGCGAGAAACACACCGCCACCTTTCTCGCCGGAACGACCCTCCACGAAGTCCACGCTTCGCTCGCTTCCTCCGATCCCCCACTCGCTATCCCCAACGTTGGCTCCATCTCTGACCAAACGATCGCTGGTCTCAtctccaccgccacccACGGATCGGGCGTCACTTTCCCCGTCTTATCAGCCCACGTCAaatccctcctcctcgcgcTCCCTCTCCCCGGTACCCCGCTTGTCAGAGTCTCACAgagcgaagatgaagagctgTTCAAAGCTAGTTTATGTGGTTTAGGAGCGACCGGTTTGATTTTGGAAGTAGAGATCGAGGTGGAGGACGCGTTTAGGTTGAGGGAGACGAAAGAGGGGAAAcgggtggaagaggtgctGGAGAGTTTGGATGAGATTAGGAAGAGTGCAGAGCATGTGAGGGTTTGGTGGTACCCGTATGGGAAGGGGGCGGTTGTTGGACGGGCCAGCAGGACTTATGAG CCTGCTCAACCTACGTCCGATCTTGTGGGACATATCCTCGGCTTTCATGTTACCCAGTTCTTCCTCTACGTAGCACgcatcttcccttccttgacGTCCTTGGTCGGCCGCTGGGCGTGGTGGCTCTCAAAAGAAGACAGCGTCATGGTCGATGATGGTTACAAAGTTCTCAATTTCGACTGTCTC TTCCCCCAGTACGCCTTGGAATGGGCCATCGACGCCAAAGAGGCCAAAGCATGCTTGCAAGAAATGAAAAAGTGGTTGGACCGCGAAGCCGCCGATCCCGCCGGTCTCCGTGTCCACTTCCCTATCGAGATCCGTTGGTCTTGCGCCGACGACATCTGGCTCAGTCCGTCATACGGCAGGGATACCTGCTGGATCGGTGTAGTCACCTACCGTCCGTACGGTCTTTCTGTGCCTTACCGCCAGTTCCACGAAAagttttcttccctcttaAAGTCCTATGGCGGAAGACCGCACTGGGCGAAACAGCATATCTTGGGACCCAAGACGCTAGAGGTGATATACCCGAAATTCAAGGATTTCCAGCAAGTGCTGAGGAGGGTGGATCCCAGTGGTGTGCTTTTGAGTGAGAATGTGCGTAGACATGTGCAGGGTGAGAGTATCCCGGAGAGTCTGTTCGAAAGACGTTGA
- a CDS encoding hypothetical protein (Similar to gi|46099638|gb|EAK84871.1| hypothetical protein UM03693.1 [Ustilago maydis 521], FASTA scores: opt: 300, E(): 7.4e-12, (54.545% identity (85.714% similar) in 77 aa overlap (21-97:13-89)); HMMPfam hit to DUF543, Domain of unknown function (DUF543), score: 74.4, E(): 2.9e-19), translated as MSAPAPAASIPTPPAPVAAPIPSEDQIARKFDNCVADLLVNAGLGFGVGVVASVLLFRRRGWPVALSTGFGAGVAYSNCNYSLNPYVLPGTKVLPSNRP; from the exons ATGtccgcccccgcccccgccgcTTCCATCCCCACCCCTCCTGCGCCCGTCGCCGCGCCCATCCCCAGCGAGGACCAGATCGcgaggaag TTTGACAACTGC GTTGCCGACCTCCTTGTGAACGCTGGCCTCGGTTTCGGCGTCGGTGTAGTTGCCTctgtccttctcttccgAC GACGAGGCTGGCCCGTTGCTCTCTCCACCGG CTTTGGTGCCGGTGTCGCCTACTCAAAT TGCAACTACTCTCTCAACCCCTACGTTCTCCCCGGTACCAAGGTCCTCCCTTCTAACCGACCATAA
- a CDS encoding hypothetical protein (Similar to gi|46101856|gb|EAK87089.1| hypothetical protein UM06185.1 [Ustilago maydis 521], FASTA scores: opt: 1800, E(): 1.7e-113, (65.714% identity (86.429% similar) in 420 aa overlap (9-426:46-461)); HMMPfam hit to Acyl-CoA_dh, Acyl-CoA dehydrogenase, C-terminal domain, score: 242.9, E(): 5.6e-70; HMMPfam hit to Acyl-CoA_dh_M, Acyl-CoA dehydrogenase, middle domain, score: 159.2, E(): 8.8e-45; HMMPfam hit to Acyl-CoA_dh_N, Acyl-CoA dehydrogenase, N-terminal domain, score: 114.7, E(): 2.1e-31), whose translation MLSRVLRNNSRLLRPTAPSLRLRALSTTPVRLNVQEITRPAIDTPLSLWNFTEEENMLRETVRRFAQDVIGPKVREMDEKEIMDPAIIQGLFDNGLMGIETSADHSGSECSFTSAIIAVEELARVDPSVAVLCDVHNTLVNTVIRLYGNAEIQQKWLPDLATKKVGSFCLSEPNAGSDAFALQTTAKLDSSGDFYVLNGSKMWISNSAEAETFLVFANVDPSKGYKGITCFIMSKDMGVEIAKKEAKLGIRASSTCLLNFDDVKIPKENVVGEIGKGYKIAIEILNEGRIGIAAQMIGLAQGAFEKSLEYAYQRKQFGKPVGEFQGMSFQFAEVATEIEAARLLTYNAARLKEEGRPFTKEAAMAKYYASVIAQKAAGSAIEWAGGQGFVREVGLEKYWRDSKIGAIYEGTNNIQLDTIAKFLRKEYQK comes from the exons ATGCTCTCTCGTGTACTCCGTAACaactctcgtcttctcagGCCAACCGCGCCCTCCCTCCGTCTCCGTGCGCTTTCGACCACCCCAGTCAGGCTCAATGTCCAGGAAATCACACGCCCAGCGATTGATActcccctttctctctGGAACTtcacagaggaagagaataTGCTTCGGGAGACCGTGAGGCGATTTGCTCAGGATGTCATCGGGCCAAAGGTACGGGAAATGgacgaaaaagaaataATGGACCCAGCAATCATCCAAGGATTGTTCGACAATGGC CTGATGGGAATCGAGACCTCAGCTGATCATAGCGGCTCCGAGTGCTCCTTCACATCTGCCATCATTGCAGTCGAG GAACTCGCACGTGTCGACCCTTCTGTAGCAGTGTTATGTGACGTGCACAACACTCTTGTCAACACAGTCATTCGTCTGTATGGTAATGCTGAAATTCAACAAAAGTGGCTTCCAGACCTTGCTACTAAGAAG GTCGGCTCCTTCTGTCTTTCAGAACCCAATGCTGGATCAGATGCTTTCGCCCTTCAGACCACCGCCAAGTTGGATTCTAGCGGAGACTTCTACGTGCTTAACGGAAGCAAGAT GTGGATTTCCAACTCTGCGGAAGCCGAGACATTCTTGGTGTTTGCCAACGTAGACCCTTCAAAGGGGTATAAGGGAATTACCTGTTTCATTATGAGCAAAGATATGGGCGTTGAGATcgcgaagaaggaggcgaAG CTTGGTATCCGAGCGTCGTCAACATGTCTTCTCAATTTTGACGATGTCAAAATCCCCAAAGAGAACGTTGTTGGAGAAATCGGTAAAGGTTACAAG ATTGCGATTGAGATCCTCAACGAAGGACGTATCGGTATCGCAGCCCAAATGATCGGTCTTGCTCAAGGCGCTTTCGAGAAGAGCCTTGAGTATGCTTACCAACGCAAGCAATTTGGAAAGCCAGTTGGAGAGTTCCAGGGAATGAGTTTCCAGTTCGCAGAAGTGGCTACTGAGATTGAAGCAGCAAGGCTCTTGACTTACAATGCCGCGAGACTCAAG gaggaaggaaggccGTTCACAAAGGAAGCCGCGATGGCCAAGTATTATGCATCTGTTATCGCCCAGAAGGCGGCCGGATCTGCCATCGAGTGGGCAGGTGGCCAAGGATTCGTTCGAGAGGTTGGTCTTGAAAAGTACTGGCGAGACTCCAAGATCGGTGCCATCTACGAAGGTACAAACAATATCCAGCTTGATACTATTGCCAAATTCTTGC gcAAGGAGTATCAGAAGTAA
- a CDS encoding hypothetical protein (Similar to gi|46096722|gb|EAK81955.1| hypothetical protein UM01171.1 [Ustilago maydis 521], FASTA scores: opt: 1265, E(): 1.6e-76, (40.137% identity (67.067% similar) in 583 aa overlap (1-566:1-557)); HMMPfam hit to AMP-binding, AMP-binding enzyme, score: 405.6, E(): 5.8e-119) → MTPRPDQIYVSHIPSPQLPRSSVFEFLFPKSKQYNYFPAPAPNPSGAKKAFIDGLTGNTVTREQVEEQALALAGGLKKLGVKTGEVACLFGMNSLEWINALFGCQALGVVTSPANYAYTPLELLHQVKDSTSQTIFVQPNLFPVLKEALKLDPSCNIPESKIFLLCPKDKKPADLKHLKCTEDLWDMGKGIDGRAQWEENVENKTAYLCYSSGTTGKAKGVETSHHNMTSQIQAVRCSFEPMTEKDVVLGILPCSHIYGLTMNLHHALSTNGTVVILPKFEEKTVLEVIQRYKVTFSLIVPPMMIALLHSSLVSSYDISCLRGFQSGAAPLSADLIKAFESRFPHIQVTQGYGLTETTPVSHVMTLDESRHHPGAIGRVIPTYQARLVDAENGKDVEIGERGELWLKGPSVMKGYWRNEEATRNVFEDGWFKTGDIAIVDDRKYFTIVDRVKELIKYKGFQVPPAELEALLLGHPNVADVGVIGIYDKSQATELPRAYIVPKGGLASLSWSDREKLSKEIHDWAAKKVANHKKLRGGVILIEAIPKSPSGKILRKDLRLLAIKEQEEGVKATRGSKL, encoded by the exons ATGACACCCCGACCAGACCAGATTTATGTCTCTCACATCCCATCACCCCAATTACCCCGGTCTTCTGTTTTCgaattcctcttccccaagTCAAAACAATACAACTACTTCCCTGCCCCCGCGCCCAACCCATCGGGAGCGAAGAAAGCTTTCATTGATGGACTTACCGGTAATACAGTCACAAGGGAACAAGTCGAGGAGCAAGCGCTTGCGTTGGCCGGCGGCCTCAAGAAGCTCGGCGTGAAGACGGGTGAAGTCGCCTGTCTCTTTGGGATGAACAGTTTAGAATGGATCAATGCCCTCTTTGGTTGTCAAGCATTAGGCGTCGTAACTTCTCCCGCAAACTACGCCTA TACACCTCTTGAGCTCTTACATCAGGTCAAAGACTCAACGTCTCAAACCATTTTCGTTCAGCCCAATTTATTCCCAGTCTTAAAAGAGGCGTTGAAGTTGGACCCTTCTTGCAACATCCCGGAATCGAaaatcttccttctttgcccTAAAGACAAGAAGCCCGCGGATCTCAAACATCTCAAGTGTACGGAGGATCTTTGGGACATGGGTAAAGGTATTGATGGACGAGCACAATGGGAAGAGAATGTGGAGAATAAGACTGCATATCTTTGCTATTCGAGCGGGACCACTGGTAAGGCGAAAGGTGTTGAGACAAGTCATCACAACATGACTAGTCAG ATTCAAGCAGTTCGATGCTCATTCGAACCAATGACGGAGAAAGATGTCGTTCTCGGCATCCTGCCTTGCAGTCACATCTAC GGTTTAACTAT GAATCTCCATCATGCCCTGTCCACCAATGGTACTGTAGTTATTCTTCCAAAATTCGAAGAGAAAACTGTGCTTGAGGTTATTCAACGA TACAAAGTAACTTTCAGTCTTATCGTCCCGCCTATGATGattgcccttcttcattcttccctcgtcTCCAGTTACGATATCTCCTGCCTCAGGGGCTTCCAATCTGGTGCTGCTCCTCTCTCAGCCGACTTGATCAAAGCGTTTGAATCAAGGTTCCCTCATATCCAAGTCACTCAAGGATATGGTCTGACGGAAACCACTCCCGTCTCCCATGTGATGACCCTTGATGAATCTCGGCACCATCCCGGAGCCATTGGCCGAGTGATTCCTACATATCAGGCAAGATTAGTCGATGCTGAGAATGGTAAGGATGTGGAAATTGGTGAGCGGGGAGAGCTCTGGTTAAAAGGACCATCTGTCATGAAAGGCTACTGGAGAAATGAGGAAGCCACAAGGAATGTTTTCGAAGATGGATGGTTCAAGACCGGCGATATTGCTATAGTGGACGACCGAAAATACTTCAC TATTGTAGACAGAGTAAAGGAGCTTATCAAGTACAAAGGCTTCCAAGTGCCACCGGCCGAGCTTGAGGCCCTCCTTCTCGGACATCCCAACGTTGCTGACGTCGGTGTGATTGGTATCTACGATAAGTCACAAGCCACTGAACTTCCTCG TGCCTACATAGTACCCAAAGGCGGCCttgcttccctttcttGGTCGGATCGCGAGAAGCTTTCCAAGGAAATCCATGACTGGGCCGCTAAGAAGGTCGCCAATCATAAAAAGCTACGTGGAGGCGTTATACTCATCGAGGCAATTCCCAAAAGTCCTAGTGGTAAGATTCTGAGAAAAGATCTGAGGTTATTAGCCATCAAGGAGCAAGAGGAGGGCGTGAAGGCTACAAGGGGATCGAAGCTATAA
- a CDS encoding hypothetical protein (Similar to gi|38103153|gb|EAA49893.1| hypothetical protein MG10057.4 [Magnaporthe grisea 70-15], FASTA scores: opt: 338, E(): 8.8e-15, (34.010% identity (62.944% similar) in 197 aa overlap (22-215:69-241))) codes for MPLLALPHNSLPTPISNSTETVWHTFATRANTVPNSFLGIHELFHLAVGLICGGQVVSICIDPNDGGATHIMGLMRQTPRIPRDPYAMPTFAQAFWSVSAVMTLGAGYFGSSVVGFLFVFCGFDIVASKVCALVIHIAMLVPVLRADHWIAFASIIACEVIMIGLWFGDHGNALRFYVIFVGMMNLFYVVWDYVDERLFDKRNTSDCAQFSELLGWPTSYGAGVPANDLKEREEGGYH; via the exons ATGCCTCTGCTCGCTCTCCCGCACAACAGTCTCCCAACACCAATATCAAACTCCACCGAAACCGTTTGGCATACCTTTGCTACGAGAGCAAACACAGTCCCCAACTCTTTCC TCGGTATCCACGAACTCTTCCACCTGGCCGTCGGCCTCATCTGCGGCGGCCAAGTCGTCAGTATCTGTATCGACCCCAACGACGGGGGTGCCACCCATATCATGGGCCTTATGCGGCAGACACCGAGGATACCAAGGGATCCGTACGCGATGCCGACGTTTGCACAAGCGTTTTGGAGTGTGTCGGCGGTGATGACGTTGGGTGCGGGGTATTTTGGCTCGTCGGTGGTTGGGTTCTTGTTCGTG TTTTGCGGAT TCGATATCGTCGCTTCCAAAGTTTGCGCGTTGGTCATACATATCGCCATGCTCGTTCCCGTCCTCAGAGCAGATCACTGGAT TGCATTTGCGAGTATCATCGCCTGTGAAGTCATCATGATCGGACTATGGTTTGGCGATCACGGAAAT GCTTTACGCTTCTACG TGATATTCGTCGGCATGATGAACCTATTTTACGTAGTCTGGGATTACGTCGATGAACGATTGTTCGATAAGCGAAATACATCAGATTGTGCCCAATTTTCCGAATTACTAGGGTGGCCTACCAGTT ATGGGGCGGGTGTACCTGCCAACGActtgaaggaaagagaagagggaggataTCATTAG
- a CDS encoding hypothetical protein (HMMPfam hit to zf-DBF, DBF zinc finger, score: 92.0, E(): 1.5e-24), translated as MSVVPSKPEMRQQARTKTAGKDDPKDIFSQWRKGINPMNSKTPVANREVLATLRANVASHNRQNNGNNVSKPLAQDPGTPESKSFFTADQAKTTNSLEKRPSTSTYAPSASKRAKVNTEREAAVGKTSRAEEEKWTAKWIKVFPSLVFYFEIGAEEGSGKSLKSRVLKMGAKVEQFFSTRVTHIIVKGGTTPQKPIKSVSQSRRAADAAKNPFLDGSKSTDLISKAEELQMKVWTVKKLSDILSRIAPVESLTNKDSLTTLLEDERIHGTRERDITAPRPDYYYFKPGSKYLLIEDATGKHRTIMVKEYSSNHRDGSEWPTLFDSFLRISSSNQTKVPINKIRERAWKLYAERKPFEGEQPRELKRSASLHNLPSTPRLPDLPDAQPYQDASGNSVVITSNIASTSTPNTPVIAGGLPTLGSNKDRAIMQMSKRVQVLKGNARLAAAKKQNQSSNLPPAGTSAPNTIPERRRSMGQVELTKTFLPQEQVIRMLQQTREPIHDPTITVAERIRNREKVEMGLKGREQDTASGYCENCRLKYSDLSVHIASKKHRRFAENDANFASLDRLLISLQRPLHPSLLESPFSPCEGPHTKDADCWRCNPLLRGDSEDEMDDGMSDMDTRDILNEAATLACEVVRREYVDGARESSQSQWDEDEDE; from the exons ATGTCCGTGGTCCCTTCCAAGCCTGAGATGCGCCAACAGGCCAGGACCAAAACGGCTGGGAAGGATGATCCAAAGGACATATTTAGTCAGTGGAGAAAGGGTATCAACCCCATGAATTCAAAGACGCCCGTCGCCAACAGGGAAGTCCTCGCCACGTTGAGAGCCAACGTTGCGAGTCATAATCGCCAGAACAATGGTAATAATGTTTCCAAACCGCTTGCACAAGATCCGGGCACCCCAGAATCTAAATCGTTTTTCACTGCCGACCAAGCAAAAACCACAAATTCACTTGAGAAGAGGCCGTCTACAAGCACCTATGCGCCATCGGCGTCAAAGCGTGCCAAGGTTAACACAGAACGTGAAGCAGCCGTTGGAAAAACGAGTagggcagaggaagagaagtgGACGGCGAAATGGATCAAGGTCTTCCCGTCACTGGTGTTTTACTTTGAGATAGGTGCGGAGGAAGGGTCAGGAAAGTCATTGAAAAGCCGAGTCCTGAAAATGGGAGCA AAGGTGGAGCAGTTTTTCTCAACGCGAGTTACTCACATTATTGTGAAGGGAGGTACTACACCTCAAAAGCCGATCAAGAGTGTCAGCCAATCCCGCCGGGCCGCCGATGCTGCCAAAAATCCTTTCCTCGACGGCTCGAAGTCGACAGATTTGATCAGCAAGGCAGAGGAGCTGCAAATGAAGGTGTGGACCGTGAAAA AATTGTCCGATATCCTTTCGCGCATCGCACCTGTCGAATCACTAACCAACAAAGATTCCCTGACAACTCTTCTTGAGGATGAACGTATACATGGCACTCGCGAGCGTGATATAACTGCGCCACGACCCGACTATTACTATTTTAAACCGGGAAGCAAGTATCTTCTTATTGAGGATGCGACGGGCAAGCACCGTACGATCATGGTGAAGGAGTATTCTAGTAACCACAGAGATGGTAGCGAGTGGCCGACACTGTTCGACAGTTTCCTGCGTATATCATCGTCCAATCAAACTAAGGTACCTATCAACAAGATCCGAGAGAGAGCGTGGAAGTTGTATGCGGAACGAAAACCTTTCGAAGGCGAGCAACCGCGAGAACTCAAACGTTCTGCATCTCTTCACAACTTGCCATCCACTCCTCGACTTCCTGATTTACCTGATGCCCAACCTTATCAAGATGCGTCTGGAAACAGTGTCGTTATCACTTCCAACATTGCATCTACTTCCACTCCCAATACACCTGTCATCGCCGGCGGTCTTCCTACTTTGGGCTCCAACAAGGACCGTGCCATTATGCAAATGTCCAAGCGTGTTCAAGTTTTGAAAGGTAATGCTCGTCTGGCGGCAGCCAAAAAGCAGAATCAGAGCTCGAATTTGCCTCCTGCGGGTACTTCAGCACCGAACACTATCCCTGAGCGCCGTCGCAGTATGGGTCAGGTCGAGCTCACCAAGACGTTCTTGCCTCAAGAACAAGTCATTAGAATGCTTCAGCAGACGAGGGAACCTATCCATGATCCTACTATCACTGTAGCGGAGCGTATAAGGAACAGAGAAAAGGTTGAAATGGGATTGAAGGGTAGAGAGCAAGATACCGCATCAGGATACTGTGAGAATTGTCGATTGAAGTATTCTGACTTATCAGTC CACATTGCGTCCAAGAAACATCGCCGATTCGCCGAGAATGACGCAAATTTTGCCAGTCTCGATAGACTCTTAATATCTCTCCAGCGCCCTTTACATCCATCCTTGCTTGAGTCCCCATTTTCTCCATGCGAAGGACCACACACAAAAGATGCCGACTGTTGGAGATGTAATCCTTTGCTCCGCGGGGATTCTGAGGAcgagatggatgatggaatGAGTGACATGGATACTCGTGACATCTTGAATGAGGCCGCCACGTTGGCCTGCGAGGTCGTGCGCAGGGAGTATGTTGATGGGGCACGGGAGAGTTCGCAGAGTCAGtgggacgaagatgaagatgagtaA
- a CDS encoding hypothetical protein (Match to ESTs gb|CF185470.1|CF185470, gb|CF189989.1|CF189989; Similar to gi|32422935|ref|XP_331911.1| hypothetical protein [Neurospora crassa], FASTA scores: opt: 873, E(): 1.4e-52, (37.939% identity (65.570% similar) in 456 aa overlap (8-430:26-467)); HMMPfam hit to Acetate_kinase, Acetokinase family, score: 260.2, E(): 3.4e-75), with the protein MPDKTEYLLAINCGSSSIKGKLFAIPSFELLANLAVTNISSADERVKIRITWEEGKGKNSEEEADYGDKIRYASLVPILLDHLTNSTHVEKEEIKYVCHRVVHGGTHDRGIRVVKGHEEGLIEMDKLSEFAPLHNHRAVLAVKSCLDALPHHTSLLLFDTIFHQTIAPEVYTYALPPSDNELSMPLRKYGFHGLSYASIVRSLAEHLKKPSDQVNVVVAHLGSGSSSCCIKNGKSVDTSMGLTPLEGLLGGTRSGTIDPTAIFHHTKDAASDANVGDFTVSKAEIILNKNSGLKALAGTTNFGHIIQNLDPSKCSKEDHEKAKLTYAVFLDRLLNFVAQYLFKLLSEVPIESIDGLVFSGGIGEKGAELRRDVLKKLAWLGAEVDEEANNSNSGGTVKCITKEGSKLKGWVVETDEEGWMATMAKEEFGF; encoded by the exons ATGCCCGACAAGACTGAATATCTTCTTGCCATCAACTGtggttcttcttcaatcaaGGGAAAGCTCTTCGCAATCCCAAGTTTTGAGCTTCTTGCCAACCTCGCTGTGACCAATATCAGCTCCGCTGACGAACGGGTCAAGATCAGAATTACTTGGGAAGAGGGCAAGGGTAAAAattcagaggaagaagcagatTACGGTGATAAGATCAGAT ATGCCTCCCTGGTCCCGATACTGTTGGATCACCTCACAAACTCGACTCATgtagagaaggaggagatcaAATATGTGTGCCACAGAGT TGTTCACGGTGGCACGCATGATAGAGGCATTCGAGTCGTCAAAGGACACGAAGAAGGTCTTATCGAGATGGATAAGTTGTCTGAGTTTGCCCCTTTGCAT AATCACCGAGCCGTTTTGGCTGTCAAATCATGTTTAGATGCCCTGCCTCACCATACTTCTTTACTTCTCTTCGACACCATTTTCCAC CAAACTATTGCGCCAGAGGTTTACACTTacgctcttcctccctccgACAACGAGTTGTCTATGCCATTACGCAAG TACGGATTCCATGGTCTCTCTTATGCCTCTATTGTCCGGTCTCTCGCGGAGCACCTCAAGAAGCCATCTGATCAAGTCAATGTGGTCGTGGCCCATTTGGGTAGCGGATCTTCCTCGTGTTGCATTAAGAATGGTAAATCCGTTGACACCA GTATGGGACTTACCCCACTTGAGGGATTGCTTGGTGGTACTAGGTCTGGTACTATTGATCCTACGGCTATATTCCACCACACTAAGGATGCCGCTTCTGATGCTAACGTTGGTGACTTTACCGTCTCTAAAGCGGAAATCATCTTGAACAA AAACTCGGGCTTGAAAGCCTTGGCCGGTACTACCAACTTTGGTCACATCATCCAAAACCTCGATCCCTCTAAATGCTCCAAAGAAGATCACGAGAAGGCTAAACTCACTTATGCCGTGTTCTTGGACCGTCTCCTGAACTTTGTCGCTCAGTATCTTTTCAAGCTCCTTTCTGAAGTTCCTATCGAATCCATCGATGGTTTGGTGTTCTCGGGGGGgattggagagaagggtgcGGAGCTTAGACGGGATGTGCTCAAGAAGCTAGCATGGTTAGGCGCggaggtggatgaggaggcaAACAACTCAAACAGTGGCGGTACTGTTAAATGCATCACAAAAGAGGGTAGCAAGCTCAAGGgatgggtggtggagaCTGACGAGGAGGGCTGGATGGCGACGATGGCGAAGGAGGAATTCGGGTTTTAG
- a CDS encoding hypothetical protein (Match to ESTs gb|CF191074.1|CF191074, gb|CF191073.1|CF191073): protein MGSPLHPDAKRLRTIIIAFPLLVVTSAILYRRAYLGEEQRRIPRDVTDSRVAHERIGQVGGVPWELQGKDNQEATVDK, encoded by the exons ATGGGATCCCCACTCCACCCAGACGCAAAGCGTTTACGC AcaatcatcatcgccttccCCCTCTTGGTCGTCACATCAGCCATCTTGTACAGACGGG CATATCTAGGAGAAGAACAACGCAGGATCCCGAGAGATGTTACCGACTCTCGAGTAGCACATGAGAGAATAGGACAAGTGGGTGGTGTGCCATGGGAGCTGCAAGGGAAAGACAATCAAGAGGCTACAGTCGACAAGTAG